In Listeria cossartiae subsp. cossartiae, one genomic interval encodes:
- a CDS encoding cytidine deaminase has product MKENNFISLAKQAREFAYVPYSKFPVGAALVTTDDEVVLGCNIENASFGLTNCAERTAIFKAVSEGKRDFKQLVVVADTDGPVSPCGACRQVISEFCAPDMPVILTNLTGKTATVTVKELLPGAFTSEDML; this is encoded by the coding sequence ATGAAAGAAAATAATTTTATCTCACTCGCTAAACAAGCAAGAGAATTTGCGTATGTTCCTTACTCGAAATTCCCAGTAGGAGCAGCTCTTGTTACGACGGACGATGAGGTCGTACTTGGTTGTAATATCGAAAATGCATCATTTGGCTTAACAAACTGCGCAGAACGAACAGCTATTTTTAAAGCTGTATCAGAAGGCAAACGAGATTTCAAACAACTGGTTGTCGTAGCAGATACAGATGGCCCAGTTTCGCCGTGCGGGGCATGTAGACAAGTCATCAGCGAGTTTTGCGCACCAGATATGCCAGTAATTTTAACAAACTTAACAGGAAAAACAGCGACGGTAACAGTGAAAGAACTTTTACCAGGCGCATTCACATCGGAGGACATGTTATGA
- the glyS gene encoding glycine--tRNA ligase subunit beta, translating to MSKDFLLEIGLEEMPAQYVTSSVAQLEKRVTDWLNENKIEYGAVKTYSTPRRLTVLVEAMAEEQANRVEEAKGPAKKIALDEEGNWSKAALGFAKSQKVEPADLTFRDIKGVEYIYIKKEVIGEKTTALLPSLEKVVTSMTFPVSMHWGSNDLRYIRPIKWLIAMFGEEIIPFEITGVATSNTSRGHRFLGGTATIKQPSDYPNALLEQFVVINAEDRKQAIAEQLRELESMENWQIKEDADLLEEVTNLVEYPTVLAGNFEKEYLELPEEVLITTMKEHQRYFPVFSQDGELLPHFVTVRNGNHENLETVARGNEKVLRARLSDADFFYQEDLKMTIDQAVAKLQNIVFHEKLGTLTEKMKRVQKVALMLADYLDWQEEDKQDIIRLTNIYKFDLVTNIVGEFPELQGLMGEKYALLQGEKPAIATAIREHYLPNSAEGDLPQTDLGSLIAIADKLETLIGFFCVNIVPTGSADPFGLRRSAFGAMRIIQANGWDIPMLEVISRIVDMERAEGSAELPGADVKKEVQTFLKNRLRVILQGHHIRHDIIDAVIAGDPNVIPQLIDRAQILNEHAEAEWFRPTIEALSRVVKISKKHEDGVEVDPSLFENEYEQALFDKLEKLKFDYAGLTIIERLKAFADLRTTIDAYFDNTLVMSDNAELKNNRLALLFELASFIKEFAQMDEINVK from the coding sequence ATGAGTAAAGACTTTTTATTAGAAATTGGTTTAGAAGAAATGCCCGCACAATATGTGACTAGTTCTGTAGCACAATTAGAAAAACGGGTGACGGACTGGTTAAATGAAAATAAAATCGAATATGGCGCAGTTAAAACTTATTCGACACCAAGACGTTTAACTGTTCTTGTCGAAGCAATGGCAGAAGAACAAGCTAACCGCGTGGAAGAAGCAAAAGGTCCAGCGAAAAAAATTGCTTTGGACGAAGAAGGCAATTGGTCAAAAGCGGCACTAGGTTTCGCCAAAAGCCAAAAAGTAGAACCAGCTGACCTTACTTTCCGTGATATTAAAGGCGTTGAATATATCTACATTAAAAAAGAAGTTATCGGCGAAAAAACAACCGCGTTACTGCCAAGCTTAGAAAAAGTAGTAACAAGTATGACGTTCCCTGTAAGCATGCATTGGGGTAGCAATGATTTACGTTACATTCGCCCAATCAAATGGCTTATCGCGATGTTCGGTGAAGAAATCATTCCATTTGAAATCACTGGTGTGGCAACGAGCAATACTTCACGCGGCCACCGTTTCTTAGGAGGAACAGCTACGATTAAACAACCGAGTGACTATCCAAATGCCTTATTAGAGCAATTCGTAGTCATTAATGCCGAAGATCGTAAACAAGCTATCGCAGAACAATTACGCGAACTTGAATCAATGGAAAACTGGCAAATCAAAGAAGACGCGGACTTGCTAGAAGAAGTAACGAATCTTGTCGAATATCCAACTGTTTTAGCTGGGAATTTTGAAAAAGAATATTTGGAGCTACCTGAAGAAGTTTTAATCACCACGATGAAAGAACACCAACGTTATTTCCCAGTTTTCAGCCAAGACGGAGAATTATTACCTCATTTTGTAACTGTGCGCAATGGTAACCACGAAAACCTTGAAACCGTAGCACGCGGAAATGAAAAAGTGTTGCGCGCTCGTTTATCTGATGCTGATTTCTTCTATCAAGAAGATTTAAAAATGACGATTGACCAAGCCGTAGCTAAATTACAAAATATCGTTTTCCACGAAAAATTAGGTACGTTAACCGAAAAAATGAAACGCGTTCAAAAAGTAGCGTTAATGCTTGCTGACTATTTAGATTGGCAAGAAGAAGACAAACAAGACATTATCCGTCTAACTAATATTTATAAATTTGATTTAGTAACTAATATCGTCGGTGAATTCCCAGAACTACAAGGTTTAATGGGAGAAAAATATGCGTTGTTACAAGGTGAAAAACCTGCAATTGCAACCGCGATTCGTGAACATTATTTACCTAACTCAGCAGAAGGAGACTTACCACAAACCGATTTAGGTTCGTTAATCGCGATTGCGGACAAATTAGAAACATTAATCGGTTTCTTCTGTGTCAATATTGTTCCAACAGGTTCCGCCGATCCATTTGGTTTACGTCGTAGTGCTTTTGGAGCGATGCGCATTATCCAAGCAAATGGTTGGGACATTCCAATGCTTGAAGTTATCTCACGTATTGTTGATATGGAGCGTGCAGAAGGTTCCGCAGAATTACCTGGCGCAGATGTGAAAAAAGAAGTACAGACTTTCTTAAAAAATCGTCTACGTGTGATTCTACAAGGCCATCACATTCGCCATGATATCATTGATGCTGTCATTGCCGGCGATCCAAACGTGATTCCACAACTAATTGATCGCGCACAAATTTTGAATGAGCACGCTGAAGCTGAATGGTTCCGCCCAACAATTGAAGCTCTTAGCCGCGTAGTGAAAATTTCTAAAAAACATGAAGATGGCGTGGAAGTAGATCCATCCTTATTTGAAAATGAATACGAACAAGCTTTGTTTGATAAACTAGAAAAACTGAAATTTGATTATGCCGGTTTAACTATCATCGAAAGACTAAAAGCATTTGCTGATTTACGCACAACGATTGATGCTTATTTCGATAACACGCTAGTTATGAGCGACAACGCCGAATTGAAAAATAACCGTCTAGCATTATTATTCGAACTTGCAAGCTTTATTAAAGAATTTGCTCAAATGGACGAAATTAATGTAAAATAA
- a CDS encoding DUF4352 domain-containing protein: MDMLLILLISLFTLTFIGVVVGIILLIVRKERWAGIIVAGLSFGIGFFVLIAGLNVVTASLSKLANNPFSIYNYESDEDTNTSNFEEDYDENYYDDYTDVNFDEAVTIENGSTVTISKPELSQKKEGYEIYKVKVKFENTSSDPIEFFSEDVSLYDNTDDDYGQQITEDAFSGEIQAGESKELTLYYEVFNSGPYDVEYDNYNWTEQTAE; this comes from the coding sequence ATGGATATGTTACTTATATTACTTATCAGCTTATTTACACTCACATTCATAGGTGTTGTTGTGGGAATTATTTTGCTTATTGTAAGAAAAGAACGATGGGCAGGAATTATTGTTGCTGGACTATCATTTGGGATTGGCTTCTTCGTATTAATAGCTGGTCTAAACGTAGTGACTGCATCACTGTCTAAATTAGCTAATAACCCATTTTCTATTTATAATTATGAATCCGACGAAGATACGAACACTAGTAACTTCGAGGAAGACTATGATGAAAATTATTATGATGACTACACAGATGTAAACTTTGATGAAGCTGTAACGATTGAAAATGGTAGCACAGTTACTATTTCGAAACCAGAACTTTCCCAGAAAAAAGAAGGCTATGAAATTTATAAAGTAAAAGTGAAATTTGAAAACACTAGCTCTGATCCAATTGAGTTCTTTTCTGAAGACGTTTCGTTGTATGACAATACAGATGACGATTACGGACAACAAATTACAGAAGATGCGTTCTCTGGTGAAATTCAAGCTGGTGAATCAAAAGAATTAACACTATACTATGAAGTATTCAACTCAGGTCCTTATGACGTAGAATATGATAACTATAACTGGACTGAACAAACAGCCGAATAA
- a CDS encoding diacylglycerol kinase family protein codes for MLMDLKDRKYKRSKNYAESFRHAFTGLKTAFLEERNMRFHTFAALAVVICGFFFHVTKSEWTLLILSIFGVLILEMVNTAIERAVDVATEQYIDEAKKAKDVAAGAVLLAAFVASFIGLIIFIPYFCQMFL; via the coding sequence ATGCTTATGGACTTGAAAGATAGAAAATATAAACGCAGTAAAAATTATGCAGAATCTTTTCGCCATGCTTTTACTGGGCTAAAAACAGCTTTTTTAGAAGAACGAAATATGCGATTCCATACATTTGCAGCCCTTGCTGTTGTTATTTGCGGCTTTTTCTTTCATGTCACTAAATCAGAGTGGACATTGTTAATCCTATCTATTTTTGGCGTGTTAATCCTAGAAATGGTCAATACAGCGATTGAACGAGCCGTAGATGTAGCGACAGAACAGTATATTGATGAAGCGAAGAAAGCGAAGGATGTAGCTGCAGGTGCGGTATTACTAGCCGCATTTGTTGCCAGTTTTATCGGACTAATTATATTCATACCATACTTTTGCCAGATGTTTTTATAA
- the era gene encoding GTPase Era, whose translation MSEPFKSGFVAIVGRPNVGKSTLLNHIIGQKIAIMSDKAQTTRNKVQGVYTTDESQIVFIDTPGIHKPKHKLGDFMVKIALNTFQEVDLIYFVIDASTGFGRGDEFIIEKLKNVQTPVFLLINKIDLIAPEDLFKLIEQYRELMDFEEIIPISALQGNNVPNLLEQTNANLEIGPMYYPKDQITDHPERFIISELIREQVLQLTREEVPHSVAVVIEGIEKNPKTEKLTINATIIVERSTQKGIIIGKQGQMLKQIGMRARKEIESLLGSKVFLEIWVKVQKNWRDKEHYLQDYGFDREEY comes from the coding sequence ATGAGCGAACCATTTAAATCAGGATTTGTAGCTATTGTTGGGCGACCTAATGTTGGGAAATCAACTTTATTAAATCATATTATCGGTCAAAAAATTGCAATCATGAGTGATAAAGCCCAAACTACAAGAAATAAAGTACAAGGGGTATACACAACAGACGAGTCACAAATTGTTTTTATTGATACACCAGGGATACATAAACCAAAACATAAACTAGGCGATTTCATGGTAAAAATCGCATTAAATACGTTCCAAGAAGTAGACTTAATTTATTTCGTAATCGACGCATCTACTGGATTTGGTCGCGGCGATGAATTTATCATCGAAAAACTGAAAAATGTTCAAACACCCGTTTTTCTTTTGATTAACAAAATCGACTTGATTGCGCCAGAAGATTTATTCAAATTAATCGAACAGTACCGCGAATTGATGGATTTTGAAGAAATCATTCCTATCTCAGCGCTTCAAGGAAATAACGTACCTAACTTATTAGAGCAAACAAATGCTAATTTAGAAATCGGCCCAATGTATTATCCAAAAGATCAGATTACGGACCATCCAGAACGATTCATCATTTCCGAACTAATTCGTGAACAAGTTTTACAATTAACGAGGGAAGAAGTACCGCATTCGGTTGCCGTAGTTATCGAAGGAATCGAAAAAAATCCTAAAACAGAAAAACTTACTATCAATGCGACAATTATAGTCGAAAGAAGTACACAAAAGGGCATTATTATCGGCAAACAAGGTCAAATGCTTAAACAAATCGGCATGCGCGCTAGAAAAGAAATCGAAAGCTTACTCGGTTCTAAAGTATTTTTAGAAATCTGGGTAAAAGTTCAAAAGAATTGGCGCGACAAAGAACATTATTTACAAGACTACGGTTTCGACCGCGAAGAGTATTAA
- the recO gene encoding DNA repair protein RecO: protein MEKCEGIVIRQTSYRESDKIVRMYTREFGKIGVVARGAKKTKSRLAAVTQLFTNGYFTFFGGNGLGTLQQGEVIENFSSIQQDIFMTAYATYVCELLDKATEERQPNPYLYELTFQILRDIDEGYDPQILTQIYEMKMLPVLGLYPTMDKCAICGETTGHFDFSTRSNGIICHRCFDRDRYRMHLPENVVKLLRLFFIFQLDRLGNIDVKPETKQWLQKAIDTYYDEYSGLYLKSRKFLRDMDKWENMLKKESDD, encoded by the coding sequence ATGGAAAAATGCGAAGGAATCGTGATACGGCAAACAAGTTACCGTGAATCAGATAAAATTGTCCGAATGTATACACGTGAATTCGGGAAAATTGGTGTGGTAGCTCGTGGTGCAAAAAAAACCAAAAGTAGACTAGCCGCAGTAACTCAATTATTTACAAATGGTTATTTTACTTTTTTTGGCGGAAATGGTCTTGGGACGCTTCAACAAGGCGAAGTGATAGAAAACTTTTCTTCTATACAACAAGATATTTTTATGACGGCTTATGCGACCTATGTTTGCGAATTGCTAGATAAAGCGACAGAAGAACGTCAACCGAATCCATACTTATATGAACTAACCTTTCAAATTTTGCGTGATATTGATGAAGGTTATGACCCGCAAATTCTTACTCAAATTTATGAAATGAAGATGTTGCCGGTTCTTGGGCTCTATCCAACCATGGATAAATGTGCTATTTGCGGTGAAACAACCGGACATTTTGATTTTTCGACGAGAAGTAATGGGATTATTTGCCATCGTTGTTTTGATCGAGATCGTTATCGAATGCATTTGCCGGAAAATGTGGTCAAGCTTTTACGATTATTCTTCATTTTCCAATTAGATCGATTAGGCAACATCGATGTCAAACCAGAAACAAAACAATGGCTCCAAAAAGCAATTGATACTTACTACGACGAATATTCCGGTTTATATTTAAAAAGCAGGAAATTCTTACGCGATATGGATAAATGGGAAAATATGTTAAAAAAAGAGAGCGACGATTGA
- the glyQ gene encoding glycine--tRNA ligase subunit alpha, which produces MNLQTMIRTLQDYWSEQGCIMLQSYDVEKGAGTMSPYTFLKAIGPEPWKAGYVEPSRRPADGRYGENPNRLFQHHQFQVVMKPSPDNIQELYLGSLEKLGINPLEHDIRFVEDNWENPSLGCAGLGWEVWLDGMEITQFTYFQQVGGLECFPVTSEITYGVERLASYIQDKENVFDLEWTEGISYRDIFFQAEFENSTYAFETSNTDMLLSLFDTYEREATRQMQDGLVFPAYDYVLKCSHTFNLLDARGVVSVTERAQYIGRIRNLARRIAKTFYESREKLGFPLLKEEGGKRHE; this is translated from the coding sequence ATGAATTTACAAACAATGATTAGAACGTTGCAAGATTATTGGTCCGAGCAAGGTTGTATTATGTTGCAATCGTATGATGTGGAAAAAGGTGCCGGCACAATGAGTCCGTATACTTTCTTAAAAGCAATTGGTCCAGAACCGTGGAAAGCAGGTTACGTGGAGCCATCTCGTCGTCCAGCTGATGGTCGTTACGGAGAAAATCCAAACAGATTATTCCAACATCACCAATTTCAAGTAGTGATGAAGCCTTCTCCTGACAACATTCAAGAGCTTTATCTTGGCTCTTTAGAAAAATTAGGAATCAACCCATTGGAGCATGATATCCGTTTTGTAGAGGATAACTGGGAGAATCCATCCCTTGGTTGTGCGGGTCTTGGTTGGGAAGTATGGTTAGATGGAATGGAAATTACTCAATTCACTTATTTCCAACAAGTAGGTGGTTTAGAATGTTTCCCTGTCACTTCCGAAATCACGTATGGTGTAGAACGTTTAGCAAGTTATATTCAAGACAAAGAAAATGTGTTTGATTTAGAATGGACGGAAGGCATTAGCTACCGTGATATCTTCTTCCAAGCAGAATTCGAAAACTCCACATATGCCTTTGAAACTTCTAATACAGACATGTTGTTATCGCTTTTTGACACATATGAAAGAGAAGCAACACGTCAAATGCAAGACGGACTCGTTTTCCCGGCGTATGATTACGTATTGAAATGTTCGCATACATTTAACCTTTTAGATGCTCGTGGGGTTGTGTCTGTAACGGAACGCGCGCAGTATATTGGTCGAATCAGAAACTTAGCAAGACGTATCGCGAAAACATTTTATGAATCACGAGAAAAATTGGGCTTCCCATTACTCAAAGAAGAGGGAGGAAAACGTCATGAGTAA